From the genome of Candidatus Aegiribacteria sp., one region includes:
- a CDS encoding aldehyde:ferredoxin oxidoreductase — protein MASTHNAGEILEEQKVLGTFKYNPKPSIRGYTGEILRVDISEPSFRIIPVTEKMKETFTGGKGFDLWMMWQEVTSETKWNSPENPICIAAGPLGGTPSFSGSGKSIVTTISPTTGSAVDSNVGGHFGPLLKFSGFDCLVITGKSENEVIVFIDGMNGKVQVIESPLLSVNSHLAAEELAEMYSDNDDDKRHISTVSSGIGADHAWIGCLNFSWWDWRRKAMRLKQAG, from the coding sequence ATGGCAAGCACGCACAACGCCGGTGAGATTCTTGAAGAACAGAAGGTTCTCGGAACTTTCAAGTACAACCCCAAACCATCCATACGAGGATATACAGGGGAAATACTTAGAGTCGATATCTCAGAACCTTCTTTCAGGATCATACCGGTAACCGAAAAAATGAAAGAGACATTCACCGGAGGAAAAGGGTTTGACCTCTGGATGATGTGGCAGGAAGTAACCTCTGAAACGAAATGGAACAGCCCGGAAAACCCTATATGCATAGCTGCGGGGCCGCTTGGCGGTACCCCTTCCTTCTCTGGTTCGGGCAAATCCATTGTAACTACCATATCCCCCACAACAGGGTCCGCGGTGGATTCGAATGTTGGAGGACACTTCGGTCCCCTCCTTAAATTTTCAGGTTTTGACTGTCTTGTTATCACCGGAAAATCTGAAAATGAGGTAATAGTCTTCATTGATGGGATGAATGGAAAAGTCCAGGTAATTGAATCCCCGCTTCTTTCAGTGAACTCCCATCTGGCCGCGGAGGAGCTGGCTGAGATGTACTCCGATAACGATGACGACAAGCGGCACATTTCAACGGTTTCATCCGGCATCGGAGCGGATCATGCCTGGATCGGATGCCTGAATTTCTCCTGGTGGGACTGGAGAAGAAAAGCCATGAGGCTGAAACAGGCTGGAA
- the thiF gene encoding sulfur carrier protein ThiS adenylyltransferase ThiF has protein sequence MIAEETNAFRDNPPGLTVILNSSSVGIAGAGGIGSNVASVLTRAGLGRLIIADFDSVELPNLNRQFYFRDQIGYPKVEALKHNLILINPDAEIEIRNSLIDSENACSIFKDCDVLVEAVDSEETKIVLLESWLEGLPGKPVFSCSGIAGFGRTDLIGVDRRQNLTIVGDQESDLSLGTLSSRVAIVAAMMANEIIELLMGSDATCGT, from the coding sequence ATGATTGCTGAAGAAACGAATGCATTCCGAGACAATCCTCCAGGTCTCACGGTTATTCTCAACAGCTCGTCTGTGGGTATCGCAGGAGCTGGTGGTATAGGATCGAATGTGGCCTCAGTACTCACTCGCGCAGGATTGGGCAGGCTCATAATAGCCGATTTCGATTCTGTCGAACTGCCCAATCTCAACAGGCAGTTCTATTTCAGAGATCAGATAGGATACCCGAAAGTTGAAGCTCTGAAACATAATCTGATACTAATAAACCCCGATGCTGAAATTGAAATCCGAAACAGCCTTATCGATTCCGAAAACGCCTGTTCCATCTTTAAGGACTGTGATGTACTTGTTGAAGCGGTGGACAGCGAGGAGACGAAGATTGTACTCCTTGAATCCTGGCTTGAGGGGTTGCCGGGCAAACCGGTGTTCTCCTGTTCGGGTATTGCGGGTTTTGGAAGAACTGATTTAATCGGAGTTGACAGACGACAGAATCTGACAATTGTGGGAGATCAGGAAAGCGACCTTTCTCTGGGTACGCTTTCATCAAGGGTTGCTATTGTGGCCGCCATGATGGCCAACGAAATCATCGAACTCCTGATGGGGTCGGACGCCACTTGCGGCACTTAG
- a CDS encoding transposase, producing MGRKVRPDWEGALHHVMARGIDGRAVFNSEKDRSDLYQRLSQLVTDTETKVYAWVIMPNHFHLLIRTGCIPISTFMQRLLTGYAICYNLREDRKGYVFQGRFKSILVQEENYFLQLVKYIHINPLKAGIIDDYASLLYYRWSGHGNMMGIRLTPWQDVEFVLSKFTKLSSEPRKEYLKYIKEEMSDKETLKLIWGNYSVGRAGITDVSYNDAADEWNRCCKILGSRKFALDVMKRLKCSNARMYMIKLR from the coding sequence ATGGGAAGAAAAGTACGACCTGATTGGGAAGGCGCCCTGCATCACGTGATGGCTCGCGGGATAGATGGAAGAGCTGTATTCAATTCCGAAAAGGATCGCTCAGACCTATACCAGAGGTTATCTCAGCTCGTTACTGATACTGAAACAAAGGTCTACGCATGGGTAATTATGCCTAATCATTTTCACCTTCTTATTCGCACAGGATGCATTCCAATCAGTACATTCATGCAAAGGCTCCTTACCGGATATGCTATTTGTTACAATCTGCGGGAAGATAGGAAAGGTTATGTTTTCCAGGGAAGATTCAAGTCGATACTTGTCCAGGAAGAAAACTATTTTCTTCAGCTGGTCAAATACATACATATCAACCCGCTAAAGGCAGGAATAATAGATGATTACGCTTCACTATTGTATTACAGATGGTCCGGTCATGGAAACATGATGGGTATTCGATTAACACCCTGGCAGGATGTGGAATTTGTGCTTTCAAAATTCACAAAATTGAGCAGTGAACCCAGAAAAGAATACTTAAAATACATTAAAGAAGAAATGAGTGATAAAGAGACCCTAAAGCTGATATGGGGAAATTATTCAGTCGGTAGAGCAGGAATCACAGATGTTTCATACAATGATGCAGCGGATGAATGGAATAGATGCTGCAAAATCTTGGGATCCAGAAAATTTGCGCTGGATGTCATGAAAAGACTCAAATGTTCCAACGCCAGGATGTACATGATAAAATTGAGATAG
- a CDS encoding metalloregulator ArsR/SmtB family transcription factor, translating to MAELMGVLCVESRLKIIALLRDYESLCVNALACNLDISQSAVSQHLRILHFSGFVTSHKNGYYTHYRLNREKLDNSIKLLTQFAVRHEPINPSKCTSKGEKPCANVKENARNRKI from the coding sequence ATGGCTGAACTGATGGGAGTGCTTTGTGTTGAAAGCAGGCTTAAAATAATTGCCCTTCTTCGGGATTACGAATCCCTCTGTGTGAATGCACTTGCCTGCAATCTCGATATTTCGCAGAGCGCAGTTTCGCAACACCTGAGAATCCTTCATTTCAGCGGTTTTGTTACTTCTCATAAGAATGGATACTATACCCATTACAGGCTTAACAGAGAAAAACTTGATAATTCTATAAAACTACTCACTCAGTTTGCTGTCAGACATGAACCAATTAACCCTAGCAAATGTACCTCGAAAGGAGAGAAGCCATGTGCGAACGTGAAGGAAAATGCCAGAAACCGGAAAATCTAA
- a CDS encoding DUF3795 domain-containing protein, giving the protein MDRIVGSCGIICTECPAFIAYRTDNQALREKTSDEWSKMHGLEIEAADINCVGCQATEGVQISHCAECDIRSCSQQTHKLINCGLCADYPCERIEKFFEFVPSCKEVLEEISSSK; this is encoded by the coding sequence ATGGACAGAATAGTTGGATCGTGCGGTATCATCTGTACTGAATGCCCTGCATTCATTGCTTACAGAACCGATAACCAGGCACTGCGGGAGAAGACATCGGATGAATGGTCGAAGATGCATGGACTTGAGATTGAAGCAGCAGATATCAACTGCGTGGGATGTCAGGCTACCGAGGGTGTGCAGATCAGTCACTGCGCAGAGTGTGATATCCGATCATGCAGTCAGCAAACCCACAAACTGATCAACTGCGGACTCTGTGCTGACTACCCCTGTGAGCGAATTGAGAAATTCTTCGAATTTGTTCCATCCTGTAAAGAAGTTCTTGAAGAAATAAGCAGTTCGAAATAG
- a CDS encoding anaerobic ribonucleoside-triphosphate reductase activating protein has product MIRSLTGTSLIEYPGKISSVVFISGCNLYCPYCHNPELVKPDLLDKEFGLTHEEVLKKLLDREGFIEAVSITGGEPLIYGGIVSFLRSIRSETNLSVKIDTNGTQPQMLKEVLPYIDYVAMDLKSSPSKYLKATGEKAVFQDVRESIGIIMSLPAYEFRTTMVPGIVNRDDIIELLQETGRIKRYVLQAFHSKKTLSAEFANIPTYPKGYLEDTANTVREMNLAEEILIRP; this is encoded by the coding sequence TTGATCCGATCCCTCACAGGCACCAGCCTGATCGAGTATCCCGGCAAAATATCATCCGTAGTTTTCATATCCGGCTGCAATCTGTACTGTCCATACTGTCATAACCCGGAGCTTGTCAAACCCGATTTGCTCGATAAAGAGTTCGGGCTCACCCATGAAGAAGTACTGAAGAAATTGCTGGATAGAGAAGGTTTCATCGAAGCGGTATCAATCACCGGGGGCGAACCACTTATTTACGGTGGAATTGTCAGCTTTCTCAGAAGCATTAGATCCGAAACCAATCTTTCTGTAAAAATAGATACGAACGGTACTCAACCTCAAATGCTCAAAGAGGTACTTCCCTATATTGACTACGTTGCAATGGATCTCAAGAGTTCTCCTTCAAAGTACCTGAAGGCTACCGGGGAGAAAGCCGTTTTCCAGGATGTCCGGGAATCCATTGGAATTATCATGTCCCTGCCCGCATACGAATTCAGAACCACCATGGTTCCTGGAATAGTAAACCGCGATGATATCATCGAGCTCCTTCAGGAAACTGGCAGGATCAAGCGGTACGTTCTTCAGGCTTTTCATTCCAAAAAAACCCTCTCAGCCGAATTTGCTAACATACCCACCTATCCAAAGGGCTATCTTGAAGATACAGCTAATACTGTAAGAGAGATGAATCTGGCTGAGGAAATTCTCATCAGGCCGTAA
- a CDS encoding anaerobic ribonucleoside-triphosphate reductase, which translates to MPEIKEKKHIKAIKTEVYSRIVGYYRPVQSWNKGKREEFSQREYISLTNTREKADS; encoded by the coding sequence ATGCCTGAAATTAAAGAAAAAAAACACATAAAAGCTATAAAAACTGAAGTCTATTCAAGAATCGTTGGATATTACAGGCCCGTTCAGAGCTGGAACAAGGGAAAAAGAGAAGAATTCTCTCAGCGGGAGTACATTTCACTAACCAATACCCGAGAAAAGGCTGATAGTTGA
- a CDS encoding ribonucleoside triphosphate reductase has product MDWLIRKRDGKIVNFSKLKIEKAVERTLHSSSTDADSGEIADQVEAALYMNYFRTGSIPTVEHIKDFIEETLVLRKLTSAARAFILYREKKNEARDMDHLLSEMEETVPDYLGKVDWRVKENSNMNYSLQGLNFYLSSSITRKYWLSKIYTPRIRGFQENGDFHIHDLGILGPYCVGWDLMSLLKEGFRGARGKTESAPPVHLRTALGQIVNFFYTLQGEAAGAQAFSNFDTLLAPFVRYDNLDYPQVRQAFQEFLFNVNIPTRVGFQAPFTNITMDLKPSSTFREQKVIIGGEPKDEVYGDFQLEMDMINRVFAELMMEGDSKGRIFTFPIPTYNLTKDFEWDNDNLKPLWEMTGKYGVPYFSNFVNSDMDPEDARSMCCRLRLDNRELRSRGGGLFGSNPLTGSIGVVTVNLPKIGYTSADENEFFNRLTAVMEAARESLELKRDLIEKLTEKGLYPYTSHYLRSIKADQGHYWSNHFSTIGLIGMNECCVNFLGDNILAEDSRKWSLKVLDFMREKLTEFQEETGNLYNLEASPAEGASYSLARKDRSEFPDTYCMGSSDPYYTNSVHMPVNEQKDVFELLEHQDPLQTKFTGGTVVHVFIGEAITDWRMVRKLAKSIVTRYHLPYFSFTPTFSICPVHGYIAGEHFLCPYPHTREELSEFGEVVNADEYDKLPEGSYTTINDTDSEEQGSLFLSIGKVPTNA; this is encoded by the coding sequence ATGGACTGGCTGATACGTAAGCGTGATGGCAAAATTGTAAATTTCAGCAAGCTGAAAATTGAAAAGGCTGTTGAACGAACACTCCATTCTTCATCTACCGATGCTGATTCCGGAGAAATCGCGGATCAGGTCGAAGCCGCCCTTTATATGAACTACTTCAGGACCGGCTCAATTCCAACCGTTGAACACATCAAGGATTTCATTGAAGAGACTCTTGTTCTTCGGAAATTAACTTCTGCCGCAAGGGCATTCATCCTTTACCGTGAGAAAAAGAACGAAGCCAGAGATATGGATCATCTGCTCAGCGAAATGGAGGAGACCGTCCCCGATTACCTTGGTAAAGTTGATTGGCGGGTCAAGGAAAACTCGAATATGAACTACTCCCTGCAGGGATTAAATTTTTATCTATCATCCTCAATAACAAGAAAATACTGGCTTAGTAAAATATATACTCCCAGAATAAGGGGGTTCCAGGAAAACGGTGATTTCCATATTCATGATCTTGGAATACTCGGGCCATACTGTGTCGGCTGGGATCTTATGAGTCTTCTGAAAGAAGGTTTCAGAGGGGCAAGGGGGAAAACTGAATCCGCTCCTCCTGTACATCTCAGAACAGCACTCGGACAGATTGTTAATTTCTTCTATACACTGCAGGGAGAAGCGGCAGGGGCACAGGCGTTCTCCAATTTCGATACACTGCTGGCTCCTTTCGTCAGGTATGACAATCTGGACTATCCTCAAGTCAGACAGGCTTTCCAGGAATTCCTTTTCAATGTGAACATCCCTACACGGGTCGGATTTCAGGCTCCGTTTACTAACATAACGATGGATCTTAAGCCTTCATCAACCTTCCGTGAACAAAAAGTGATTATCGGCGGTGAACCGAAAGATGAAGTCTACGGCGACTTCCAGCTGGAAATGGACATGATTAACCGCGTTTTTGCAGAACTTATGATGGAGGGTGACTCGAAAGGAAGAATCTTCACTTTCCCTATACCAACATACAATCTCACAAAGGATTTCGAATGGGATAACGACAATCTAAAACCATTATGGGAAATGACCGGTAAGTATGGAGTACCTTACTTCAGCAATTTTGTGAATTCCGATATGGACCCCGAAGACGCCAGAAGCATGTGCTGCAGACTCCGGCTTGACAACCGGGAACTCCGTAGCAGGGGCGGAGGCCTTTTTGGGTCCAACCCTCTTACAGGATCCATAGGTGTTGTTACTGTTAATCTTCCAAAAATAGGATATACATCGGCGGATGAGAACGAGTTCTTTAACCGTCTTACTGCTGTTATGGAAGCTGCAAGGGAATCCCTTGAGCTTAAACGGGATCTTATAGAAAAACTCACAGAAAAAGGGCTTTACCCATACACGAGCCATTACCTTCGAAGCATTAAAGCAGATCAGGGACATTACTGGAGCAACCATTTCTCCACAATAGGGCTGATAGGGATGAACGAATGCTGCGTGAATTTCCTTGGTGACAACATCCTGGCCGAAGATAGCCGAAAATGGTCTCTTAAGGTGCTGGACTTCATGCGGGAAAAACTCACGGAATTTCAAGAAGAAACAGGAAATCTCTACAATCTTGAGGCCTCCCCAGCGGAGGGAGCTTCCTACAGTCTTGCAAGAAAGGATAGAAGTGAATTCCCTGACACGTACTGTATGGGAAGCTCCGATCCTTATTACACCAATTCAGTCCATATGCCGGTTAATGAACAAAAGGATGTTTTCGAGCTCCTTGAACACCAGGACCCCCTTCAGACTAAATTCACCGGCGGAACAGTTGTTCATGTATTCATAGGCGAAGCAATTACCGACTGGAGAATGGTCCGAAAACTGGCAAAATCAATCGTAACGCGATACCATCTGCCGTATTTCAGCTTCACTCCCACTTTCTCAATATGCCCCGTTCACGGGTATATCGCCGGAGAGCATTTTCTGTGCCCTTATCCCCACACGAGGGAAGAACTTTCGGAATTTGGTGAAGTTGTAAACGCTGACGAATATGACAAGCTGCCCGAAGGCAGCTACACTACAATTAATGACACTGATTCGGAAGAGCAGGGAAGTCTCTTCCTCAGCATTGGAAAGGTTCCAACAAATGCCTGA
- a CDS encoding EFR1 family ferrodoxin (N-terminal region resembles flavodoxins. C-terminal ferrodoxin region binds two 4Fe-4S clusters.) gives MATVLYWFSGTGNSLYAARKVAAGLDDCELLPMAELSERERVSPDHEIVGLVFPMYFEGLPNLVRSFADKLEINSDQYVFAVATFGGGPSWVAGELKQILKHQLDAVFMVPMPGNYLPLYDIASGKKVKKLLSAAESTLKKITEEIRDRNRSSGSDSLPGKLLYRLFHKKWSRTAPGKDAKFMVTSDCISCGLCASVCPVGNVMIVDGSPQWRHRCEECLACVHWCPERAILISRKTAGQKRYHHPEITSGDICVQNLNRKIKKNNSV, from the coding sequence ATGGCAACTGTACTATACTGGTTCAGCGGTACCGGCAATTCGCTTTACGCTGCGCGCAAAGTGGCGGCCGGGCTTGATGACTGCGAGCTTTTGCCAATGGCAGAATTGTCAGAAAGAGAAAGAGTATCTCCGGACCATGAGATTGTGGGTCTTGTCTTCCCGATGTACTTCGAAGGATTGCCTAACCTGGTCAGGTCGTTTGCTGATAAGCTGGAAATCAACTCCGATCAGTACGTCTTTGCGGTGGCAACATTCGGAGGAGGTCCTTCCTGGGTCGCTGGTGAATTGAAACAGATTCTGAAACATCAATTGGACGCTGTTTTTATGGTTCCGATGCCAGGCAACTACCTGCCGCTTTATGATATAGCCTCAGGAAAGAAAGTAAAGAAGCTGTTGAGTGCGGCGGAAAGTACCCTGAAGAAAATCACTGAGGAAATACGAGATAGGAACAGATCCTCCGGCTCGGATTCACTCCCCGGCAAACTTCTCTACCGGCTTTTTCATAAGAAATGGTCCAGAACAGCTCCCGGGAAAGATGCTAAGTTCATGGTAACCTCCGACTGCATTTCCTGCGGACTCTGCGCCAGCGTCTGCCCCGTGGGCAACGTGATGATTGTGGACGGCAGCCCACAATGGCGACACCGGTGCGAGGAGTGCCTTGCCTGTGTTCACTGGTGCCCGGAGAGGGCTATTCTGATCAGCAGAAAAACTGCCGGTCAGAAACGCTATCACCATCCGGAAATAACCTCTGGTGACATCTGCGTTCAGAACTTAAACCGAAAAATCAAGAAGAACAATTCAGTATAA
- a CDS encoding asparaginase — protein MKNGRSLTIAVFLMLSGSAISDSSATDSLPTVVVVTTGGTIAEKYDPATGGVVPAVSGDDLLAAVPGLSSVAHIEVVEFRNIDSSQMTPDIWRDLSAAVQEILERSEVRAVVVTHGTDTMAEGAFFLETTLESTKPVCFVGSMRSGSDLSPDGPANLYNAVLLVCSEEAEEWGVTVTLNQYINSARHVEKDNTTNVQTFDSGGYGYLGYIIGDQVILYNEVIEDTYLPLPGELPEVPLFFSFSGDDGQYIRFAVDNGAEGLVVVGVGAGNVNEDVFHAIQYALNRNIPVIAASRVRYGEAHALYGDQGGGSSLMETGVLFAGDLSPYKARLLLMLALAQPVMTDEMLKDLFPDH, from the coding sequence ATGAAAAACGGTAGAAGCCTTACGATAGCAGTTTTTCTTATGCTGTCCGGCAGTGCAATATCGGACAGTAGCGCAACAGATTCTCTGCCAACGGTGGTTGTAGTAACCACAGGTGGAACAATCGCTGAAAAATACGATCCCGCAACCGGTGGCGTTGTCCCCGCTGTATCAGGGGACGATCTTCTTGCCGCAGTGCCAGGGTTGAGCAGTGTAGCCCATATAGAGGTAGTGGAATTCCGCAATATCGACAGTTCACAGATGACCCCTGATATCTGGAGAGATCTGAGCGCGGCGGTACAGGAAATACTCGAGCGGTCCGAAGTCCGTGCGGTAGTTGTAACTCATGGTACCGACACCATGGCGGAGGGAGCCTTCTTCCTGGAAACCACACTTGAAAGCACAAAACCGGTTTGCTTCGTGGGTTCTATGCGAAGCGGTTCTGATCTCAGCCCGGACGGCCCTGCCAATCTTTACAACGCTGTTCTTCTGGTTTGTTCAGAAGAAGCTGAGGAATGGGGCGTAACTGTAACCCTTAACCAGTATATCAATTCAGCGCGTCATGTTGAAAAGGATAATACAACCAATGTTCAAACCTTCGATTCCGGTGGATACGGATATCTTGGATACATAATCGGTGACCAGGTTATATTGTACAACGAAGTTATAGAAGATACATACCTCCCTCTGCCGGGTGAACTTCCCGAAGTACCCCTGTTCTTCAGCTTCTCAGGGGATGACGGACAATACATTCGTTTCGCCGTGGACAATGGAGCAGAGGGGCTGGTAGTAGTAGGTGTAGGCGCCGGGAATGTAAACGAGGATGTGTTCCATGCCATCCAGTACGCCCTGAACAGAAACATCCCCGTGATTGCCGCAAGCAGGGTTCGCTACGGGGAAGCGCATGCGCTCTACGGAGACCAGGGAGGCGGCAGTTCACTTATGGAAACAGGTGTACTTTTCGCCGGTGACCTGAGCCCATACAAGGCCAGACTACTCCTCATGCTGGCCCTGGCCCAGCCAGTTATGACTGATGAAATGCTCAAAGATCTATTTCCAGATCATTGA
- a CDS encoding type II toxin-antitoxin system PemK/MazF family toxin: MMPYIPERGDIITVTFDPQSGHEQKGRRPALVVSKNLFNLGTGLSIVCPLTNTSRNFPFHVPIPENSSLTGFVMVEQVKSIDFHSRKAILVEKASEDLLAEVLSILDACIY, from the coding sequence ATGATGCCCTACATACCTGAACGGGGCGATATCATTACAGTAACCTTCGATCCTCAATCCGGACATGAGCAGAAGGGGCGACGGCCTGCTCTTGTAGTAAGCAAGAACCTGTTCAATCTCGGCACCGGTTTGTCTATTGTCTGCCCTCTTACGAACACATCGCGTAATTTCCCCTTTCATGTTCCTATTCCGGAAAACAGCAGCCTTACAGGATTCGTAATGGTCGAGCAGGTAAAATCTATCGATTTCCATTCCAGAAAAGCCATACTTGTCGAAAAGGCTTCTGAAGATCTCCTCGCGGAAGTACTTTCCATACTCGATGCCTGCATTTACTAA
- a CDS encoding AbrB/MazE/SpoVT family DNA-binding domain-containing protein, whose protein sequence is MHTKIQKWGNSQGLRLARNIMEDANLVVGDEVDIKVQDNIITITPLKRIRGKHHIEDLIAEIPADYRTEEIDWGKPDGKEEW, encoded by the coding sequence ATGCATACGAAAATTCAGAAATGGGGTAACAGTCAGGGGCTGCGCCTCGCCAGAAACATTATGGAAGACGCTAATCTTGTTGTAGGTGATGAAGTTGATATTAAGGTACAGGATAACATTATTACTATAACTCCTTTAAAAAGAATTCGAGGAAAACACCACATTGAAGATCTCATAGCTGAAATCCCTGCGGATTACAGGACAGAGGAAATCGACTGGGGAAAACCAGATGGCAAAGAGGAATGGTAA
- a CDS encoding HPP family protein has product MRLTDDKFRKNAWTYFFQCSLATITVLIVLVILDATLQTAIIASIGASSFIVFTAPNAFSAKTRSLIGGYATGIFTGIGCSLLAGIIGTHGTTGWGTIVIIMGAVSVGLSIFIMVFTDTEHPPAAGLALAFVLNTWNFTTVIVVITAPVMLALMRYLFRNHIRDLV; this is encoded by the coding sequence ATGAGATTGACAGATGACAAATTCAGAAAAAACGCATGGACTTACTTTTTTCAGTGCTCACTGGCAACGATAACTGTCCTGATCGTACTTGTAATCCTTGACGCGACCCTTCAGACCGCCATCATCGCATCCATTGGAGCCTCATCTTTTATCGTATTCACTGCACCCAACGCATTTTCAGCCAAGACAAGATCCTTGATAGGAGGATATGCCACAGGAATCTTTACCGGCATCGGCTGCTCACTGCTCGCAGGCATAATCGGAACCCATGGAACTACTGGATGGGGTACTATAGTAATCATAATGGGTGCTGTATCGGTAGGCCTTTCCATATTCATCATGGTTTTCACAGACACCGAGCACCCTCCTGCCGCCGGTTTGGCCCTGGCCTTCGTTCTGAATACCTGGAACTTTACGACTGTAATTGTAGTAATTACTGCTCCTGTAATGCTGGCACTAATGAGATATCTTTTCCGTAACCATATCAGAGATCTGGTCTGA